The proteins below come from a single Sorghum bicolor cultivar BTx623 chromosome 4, Sorghum_bicolor_NCBIv3, whole genome shotgun sequence genomic window:
- the LOC8066511 gene encoding ATP-dependent helicase BRM isoform X4: MNMVGSSSRDQDMLNNPAKMQELMALHQAQAQAQMFKRQCEQKEQGQSSSSEQRSGDMRPPMPPQGVPGQQLPSMGMIRPMQPVQGQVGMGSAGGGPITPAQFQAIQAWAKEHNFDLSNPANMSAISQLLPIWQANRMAAMQKQNEANMAAQQQAMPSQVNSDTPGHGNAPSQGALLKPRQPLPPSSVSGGEEAKVVNPSNLQLQQQLSVHNRDGSNERAVRSPMTGGNSAQTMHIPQSSGHVSKVPEQSNPKNVLSNSEAMQMQHVRQMQQLNQPAAPTSTPGEAGGSQVSTPSARPQTGQTGFTKNQLHVLKAQILAFRRLKRGDRLPPEVLELIVSGRPPDSQGGPQQVSGPQATHNREKPGVSNADEHGRQMESGDKAPEKPALLKGPCLPKVEVSASEDKASPASGPGPMQVMKASPKEPLKIGPVSVPEHSNTTVIKSEQELERSIQRTPGRSDYNAERGKSVPAESGSADAEQAKRTGSTSSAPAPRDVPRKYHGPLFDFPSFTRRHDSMGPANYNSNLSLGYDVKDLLAQEGMIVLGKKREDNLKKISGLLAINLERKRIRPDLVLRLQIEEKKLKLLEHQARLRDEVEHEQQEIMAMPDRIYRKFVRQCERQRVELARQVQQMQRASREKQLKSIFQWRKKLLEAHWAIRDARITRNRGVAKYHERMLREFSKKKDDDRNKRMEALKNNDVERYRQILLEQQTSVPGDAAQRYNVLSSFLTQTEEYLYKLGGKITAAKSQQQVEEAANAAAAAARAQGLSEEEVKAAAQCAGQEVMIRNTFSEMNAPRDNTSVNKYYTLAHAVSERVTKQPSLLRAGTLRDYQLVGLQWMLSLYNNKLNGILADEMGLGKTVQVMALIAYLMEFKGNYGPHLIIVPNAVLVNWKSELLNWLPSASCIFYVGAKDQRQKLFSQEVMAMKFNVLVTTYEFVMFDRSKLSRVDWKYIIIDEAQRMKDRDSVLARDLDRYRCQRRLLLTGTPLQNDLKELWSLLNLLLPEVFDSSKAFSDWFSKPFQRDGPTHSEEEDDWLETEKKVIIIHRLHQILEPFMLRRRVEDVEGSLPRKDSIVLRCRMSAVQGAIYDWIKSTGTIRVDPEDEKRRAQRNPMYQVKTYKNLNNKCMELRKVCNHPLLTYPFLNHGKDFMIRSCGKLWNLDRILIKLHKAGHRVLLFSTMTKLLDIMEDYLQWRRLVYRRIDGTTSLEDRESAIVDFNRPGSDCFIFLLSIRAAGRGLNLQSADTVVIYDPDPNPQNEEQAVARAHRIGQTREVKVIYMEAVVDNISSYQKEDELRNGGSADLEDDLAGKDRYMGSIESLIRNNIQQYKIDMADEVINAGRFDQRTTHEERRMTLETLLHDEERYQDSVHDVPSLQEVNRMIARTESEVELFDQMDEDFDWTGDMTKHHQIPKWLRVNSTEVDAVVASLSKKPSRNMSSGGIALDTNETPEKRRGRPKGTGKYSIYREIDDEDLEESDEDSEERNTASLPEEGEVGEFEDEDNDDSIPDNKDESEEEPVNDDVYEFTEGLRSRKANRMEEAGSTGSSSGSRRLPPPVPSSSSKKLRSLSALDARPVSSSKRTPDDLEEGEIAMSGDSHMDLQQSGSWNHERDDGEDEQVLQPKIKRKRSIRLRPKPNAEKQEDRSGEGVFPQHGIHLAFQGDGHYDSQFKSNLDVRAFTCPAARQQDTVHPIVKQKRNMPSRKVSPASRSGKLTYMSGSGEGSAERSKENWNSKAIDSTPPEFRGTKMSDSMQRKCKNVISKLWRRIDKEGHQIIPNISSWWRRNENSSFRGPAGSTLDLQKIEQRVDGFEYGAVTEFIADMQQMLKSVVQHFSYRHEVRIEAETLHNLFFNIMKIAFPDSDFSEAKNAMSFSNPGGAASGAAAQSSKHTASVHKRRASASEAEQHGSGHSRHNQSSEVPSRPHSSRSERDPRHSGSSSRDQLQDGAGLLHPSDMFIVKKKRQDRARSSIGSPSSSGRAGPLSPANPGRPGPVPSPRGARTPFQRDPHPSQQSMHSAGWGAHSDQGGSSSAPGIGDIQWAKPAKRLRTDSGKRRPSLM; encoded by the exons ATGAATATGGTGGGTTCATCCTCAAGAGACCAGGACATGCTTAACAACCCTGCCAAAATGCAGGAGCTTATGGCCCTTCATCAGGCCCAGGCCCAGGCTCAGATGTTTAAGCGGCAGTGTGAGCAGAAAGAGCAGGGGCAATCAAGCAGTAGTGAGCAAAGAAGTGGCGATATGAGGCCTCCTATGCCTCCTCAAGGAGTCCCTGGACAGCAGTTGCCATCAATGGGTATGATCAGGCCCATGCAGCCAGTGCAAGGCCAGGTGGGCATGGGCAGCGCCGGTGGCGGCCCGATAACACCTGCGCAGTTTCAAGCCATCCAAGCCTGGGCAAAAGAGCACAACTTTGACCTGTCCAATCCTGCAAACATGAGTGCAATTTCTCAACTCCTGCCAATCTGGCAGGCCAACAGGATGGCAGCTATGCAGAAGCAGAATGAGGCAAACATGgctgcacagcagcaagcaatgCCCTCTCAGGTGAACAGTGACACCCCAGGGCACGGTAACGCTCCAAGCCAGGGTGCCCTACTGAAGCCCCGGCAACCCCTTCCCCCCAGCTCAGTTTCTGGTGGAGAAGAGGCTAAGGTAGTGAATCCGAGCAACTTGCAGTTGCAACAGCAGTTGTCTGTGCACAACAGGGATGGTTCAAATGAAAGGGCTGTGAGGTCACCTATGACAGGGGGCAATAGTGCCCAAACGATGCATATCCCCCAAAGTTCTGGACATGTGAGTAAGGTTCCTGAGCAATCCAATCCAAAAAATGTTCTTTCAAATTCAGAAGCAATGCAGATGCAGCATGTCAGACAGATGCAACAGCTTAACCAGCCTGCTGCCCCCACATCTACCCCTGGTGAAGCAGGAGGATCACAGGTCTCAACTCCAAGTGCTCGGCCACAAACAGGGCAAACGGGTTTCACCAAAAATCAACTTCATGTACTCAAGGCTCAGATATTAGCTTTCCGGCGTTTAAAG CGTGGTGATCGACTCCCGCCTGAAGTTCTTGAATTAATTGTATCTGGCCGCCCTCCTGATTCACAAGGAGGACCGCAACAAGTTTCAGGACCTCAGGCAACACATAATCGTGAAAAGCCTGGTGTAAGCAATGCTGATGAACATGGAAGGCAGATGGAGAGTGGTGACAAAGCTCCCGAAAAACCTGCATTGTTGAAGGGACCCTGTTTACCAAAGGTGGAGGTTTCTGCTTCAGAAGACAAAGCTAGTCCTGCCAGTGGTCCTGGTCCCATGCAAGTGATGAAAGCTTCACCGAAAGAACCTCTTAAAATTGGACCAGTTTCTGTACCAGAGCATAGTAACACTACTGTGATTAAATCTGAGCAGGAGCTTGAACGGAGTATCCAGAGAACACCTGGGAGAAGTGATTACAATGCTGAGAGGGGTAAATCTGTACCAGCAGAAAGTGGTTCAGCGGATGCTGAGCAGGCAAAAAGGACTGGCTCCACAAGCAGTGCCCCAGCTCCAAGAGATGTTCCCAGAAAATACCATGGCCCATTATTCGATTTCCCGTCCTTCACTAGGAGACACGATTCGATGGGACCTGCAAATTACAACAGCAATCTGTCACTAGGTTATGATGTGAAAGATTTGTTAGCTCAGGAGGGGATGATAGTTCTTGGTAAGAAACGTGAGGATAACTTAAAAAAGATAAGCGGTTTGCTTGCAATTAATCTAGAGAGGAAAAGAATCCGACCTGATCTTGTCTTGAGGCTACAGATTGAAGAAAAGAAACTCAAACTCCTAGAGCATCAGGCTCGTCTAAGGGACGAAGTTGAGCATGAACAACAAGAAATTATGGCAATGCCAGATAGGATATACAGAAAATTTGTCAGGCAATGCGAACGCCAACGTGTTGAGCTTGCAAGGCAAGTTCAGCAGATGCAGAGAGCTTCAAGAGAGAAGCAGCTGAAATCCATTTTCCAGTGGCGCAAGAAGCTTTTGGAGGCACATTGGGCCATTCGTGATGCTCGAATAACTCGTAATCGAGGGGTGGCCAAGTACCATGAAAGGATGTTGAGAGAATTCTCAAAGAAGAAAGATGATGATCGGAACAAAAGAATGGAGGCATTGAAAAACAATGATGTGGAAAGATACCGTCAAATATTGTTGGAACAGCAGACTAGTGTTCCGGGTGATGCAGCTCAAAGATACAATGTCCTATCTTCTTTCTTGACCCAGACTGAAGAGTACCTTTATAAACTAGGAGGAAAAATAACTGCTGCCAAGAGTCAGCAACAAGTAGAAGAGGCAGCAaatgctgcagctgcagctgcacgGGCACAG GGCCTGTCTGAGGAAGAAGTGAAGGCTGCTGCACAATGTGCTGGTCAGGAGGTTATGATAAGGAACACATTCTCTGAGATGAATGCGCCAAGGGATAATACATCTGTTAACAA GTACTATACTTTAGCCCATGCTGTAAGTGAGAGAGTTACGAAGCAGCCATCACTGTTGCGAGCAGGAACTTTAAGGGACTACCAACTG GTGGGCCTACAGTGGATGCTTTCTTTGTACAATAATAAGTTGAATGGCATTTTGGCTGATGAGATGGGTCTTGGCAAGACTGTACAG GTCATGGCATTGATTGCGTACCTGATGGAATTTAAAGGGAATTATGGCCCTCATCTCATAATAGTGCCAAATGCTGTCTTGGTCAATTGGAAG AGCGAGCTGCTAAATTGGTTACCATCTGCATCTTGCATCTTTTATGTTGGTGCAAAGGACCAAAGGCAGAAGTTGTTCTCTCAA GAGGTTATGGCCATGAAATTTAATGTTCTTGTAACAACATATGAATTTGTTATGTTTGACCGTTCCAAGCTTTCAAGGGTTGATTGGAAGTATATTATAATTGACGAGGCGCAGCGGATGAAGGACAGAGACTCCGTTCTGGCGCGTGATCTTGATCGCTATCGCTGCCAGCGGCGCCTCCTTCTCACCGGTACTCCTCTACAG AATGATCTCAAGGAGCTTTGGTCCCTCTTGAATTTGTTGCTTCCAGAAGTATTTGACAGTAGCAAGGCATTTTCAGACTGGTTCTCTAAGCCTTTTCAGAGGGATGGTCCTACACATAGTGAAGAAGAGGATGATTGGCTTGAGACAGAGAAGAAAGTAATAATAATTCACAGGCTGCATCAGATTTTGGAACCTTTTATGCTACGTAGGCGTGTGGAAGATGTTGAAGGATCACTTCCACGGAAG GATTCCATTGTTTTGAGATGCAGAATGTCTGCTGTTCAAGGAGCTATATATGATTGGATCAAGTCTACTGGTACCATTAGAGTTGATCCTGAAGATGAGAAAAGGCGTGCACAACGGAATCCCATGTACCAGGTCAAGACTTACAAGAATCTCAACAACAAGTGCATGGAGCTAAGGAAAGTTTGTAATCATCCTCTGCTGACATATCCATTCTTAAATCATGGGAAAGATTTTATGATTAGATCTTGCGGGAAGTTGTGGAATCTTGATAGAATTTTAATTAAGCTTCACAAGGCAGGTCATCGTGTACTCCTTTTTAGCACAATGACAAAGCTTCTTGACATCATGGAGGACTATTTGCAGTGGAGACGACTTGTTTATAGGCGAATTGATGGAACAACAAGCTTGGAAGATCGAGAGTCAGCAATTGTTGACTTCAACAGGCCTGGTTCTGATTGTTTTATATTCTTGCTTAGTATTCGTGCTGCTGGTAGGGGTCTGAATCTTCAGAGTGCAGACACTGTTGTAATATATGACCCTGATCCAAATCCACAAAATGAGGAGCAAGCAGTTGCTAGGGCCCATCGTATAGGGCAGACTAGGGAGGTAAAGGTTATTTACATGGAAGCTGTTGTTGATAACATATCAAGTTATCAGAAAGAGGATGAATTGAGAAATGGAGGGAGTGCAGATTTGGAGGATGATCTTGCTGGAAAAGACAGATACATGGGATCAATTGAAAGTCTCATCCGCAACAATATCCAACAATACAAAATTGATATGGCAGATGAGGTCATTAATGCTGGTCgttttgatcaaagaacaacccATGAGGAAAGGCGGATGACTCTGGAGACACTCCTGCATGATGAAGAGAGATATCAAGACTCTGTTCATGATGTTCCTTCATTACAGGAAGTAAACCGTATGATTGCTAGGACTGAAAGTGAAGTCGAGCTTTTTGATCAGATGGACGAAGACTTCGATTGGACAGGTGATATGACGAAACATCATCAGATTCCAAAGTGGCTTCGTGTTAACTCCACTGAAGTAGATGCTGTGGTGGCGAGTCTGTCCAAAAAGCCGTCAAGAAATATGTCATCTGGGGGCATTGCTTTAGACACTAATGAAACACCTGAGAAAAGAAGGGGGCGGCCAAAGGGTACTGGCAAGTACTCCATCTACAGGGAAATCGATGATGAAGATCTTGAAGAATCTGATGAAGATTCTGAGGAGAGGAATACTGCATCCCTACCTGAAGAAGGGGAGGTAGGGGAATTCGAAGATGAAGACAATGATGATTCGATACCTGATAACAAGGATGAATCAGAGGAAGAGCCTGTGAATGATGATGTATATGAATTTACTGAAGGACTAAGAAGCAGAAAAGCTAATAGGATGGAAGAAGCTGGTTCAACAGGCTCTTCTTCTGGAAGCAGGAGATTACCACCACCTGTACCTTCGTCATCTTCTAAAAAATTGCGGTCTCTATCTGCATTAGATGCCCGCCCTGTCTCTTCGTCAAAGAGAACT CCGGATGACCTAGAGGAAGGTGAGATTGCAATGTCTGGGGACTCACATATGGACCTCCAGCAGTCTGGGAGCTGGAATCATGAGCGTGATGACGGTGAGGATGAACAGGTACTGCAACCAAAGATAAAACGCAAGCGAAGTATTCGTCTTCGTCCAAAACCTAATGCAGAAAAGCAGGAAGATAGATCTGGAGAAGGGGTCTTCCCTCAGCATGGTATTCATCTTGCATTTCAAGGAGATGGTCATTATGATTCACAATTTAAGTCTAACCTAGATGTCCGTGCTTTTACTTGTCCAGCTGCCAGGCAGCAAGACACAGTTCATCCTATAGTGAAACAGAAGCGCAACATGCCATCTAGGAAGGTTTCACCAGCTTCTAGGTCGGGGAAATTGACTTACATGTCTGGGTCTGGTGAGGGATCTGCTGAACGCTCCAAGGAAAATTGGAACAGTAAGGCCATTGATTCCACCCCCCCTGAGTTCCGTGGCACAAAGATGTCTGACAGTATGCAAAGAAAG TGCAAAAATGTGATAAGCAAGCTTTGGAGGAGGATTGACAAAGAAGGTCATCAAATCATACCTAATATATCTTCTTGGTGGCGGAGGAATGAAAATTCCTCATTCAGAGGTCCGGCTGGTAGCACCCTGGACCTACAAAAAATCGAACAGCGAGTTGATGGATTCGAGTATGGCGCTGTAACTGAATTCATAGCGGACATGCAACAGATGTTGAAAAGTGTGGTTCAGCACTTCAGCTATAGGCATGAG GTCCGGATAGAGGCTGAGACCCTCCATAACTTATTTTTCAACATAATGAAGATTGCCTTCCCAGATTCAGACTTCAGCGAAGCTAAGAATGCAATGTCATTTTCGAATCCTGGAGGAGCTGCAAGTGGTGCTGCTGCCCAATCGTCAAAGCACACCGCATCAGTCCATAAGCGCAGAGCCAGTGCCAGTGAAGCAGAGCAGCATGGCTCGGGACATAGCAGGCATAATCAATCCAGCGAGGTTCCCAGCCGGCCCCACAGTTCCAGATCAGAGAGAGACCCCAGACATTCTGGATCCAGCAGCAGGGATCAGCTCCAGGATGGTGCTGGGTTGTTGCACCCTAGCGATATGTTCATCGTTAAGAAGAAAAGACAAGATCGGGCAAGGAGCAGCATTGGGTCCCCCTCCAGTTCAGGCCGAGCTGGACCTCTCTCACCAGCCAACCCTGGGCGGCCAGGCCCAGTCCCCTCACCCAGAGGTGCCAGGACGCCCTTCCAAAGGGATCCACACCCATCTCAGCAGTCGATGCATTCCGCTGGATGGGGCGCGCATTCAGATCAAGGAGGAAGTTCTTCAGCACCCGGCATTGGAGACATCCAGT